From a single Frankiaceae bacterium genomic region:
- a CDS encoding ribosomal protein S19 family protein, with translation MPRSLKKGPFVDQHLLDKVDDQNTKGTKNVIKTWSRR, from the coding sequence ATGCCGCGGAGCCTCAAGAAGGGCCCCTTCGTCGACCAGCACCTGCTGGACAAGGTCGACGACCAGAACACCAAGGGGACCAAGAACGTCATCAAGACGTGGTCGCGTCG